Proteins co-encoded in one Ornithorhynchus anatinus isolate Pmale09 chromosome 14, mOrnAna1.pri.v4, whole genome shotgun sequence genomic window:
- the CCDC59 gene encoding thyroid transcription factor 1-associated protein 26 has protein sequence MRAAGGGGGRHVGGGHVGGRDGGGPGGPARGRGRGGRTKRPWRPGPQNPFQGSVREGQGFAFRRKQKIQQKYTKFLRKKRESPVPSEAQFTETYPEHLRHLYVAEEATLGARRRRERQLSSGQSSPAVSSVTPPKKNKKKTSNQKAKEEYDMIVAERAARKQEAEVRKQEREEARKLYQKRKMEAFKILSQRTRKGQPKLNVQMEYLLQKIQEK, from the exons AtgagggcggcgggcggcggcggcggccgccatgTTGGAGGCGGCCATGTTGGAGGCCGGGATGGCGGCGGCCCAGGAGGACCTGCGcggggacgaggacgaggaggcagGACCAAGCGGCCCTGGCGGCCCGGACCGCAGAACCCCTTCCAGGGCAGCGTCCGCGAAG ggcagggatttgcTTTTCGAAGAAAACAGAAAATCCAACAAAAATACACGAAATttttgaggaagaaaagagaatccCCCGTTCCTTCCGAGGCCCAGTTCACGGAAACCTACCCAGAGCACTTGAGGCATCTCTACGTAGCCGAAGAAGCCACGCTCGGTGCTCGGCGCCGAAGGGAGCGCCAACTCTCTTCTGGACAGAGTAGCCCTGCAGTGAG TTCCGTTACACCCccgaagaagaacaagaagaagacgTCAAATCAGAAAGCAAAAGAAGAGTATGATATGATCGTTGCAGAACGGGCTGCTAGGAAACAG GAGGCTGAGGTAAGAAAACAAGAGCGAGAAGAAGCACGGAAGCTTTAccaaaaaaggaaaatggaagcaTTCAAAATATTGAGTCAGAGGACTAGAAAGGGACAGCCAAAGTTAAACGTACAAATGGAGTACCTTCTTCAGAAGATCcaagaaaaatga